One window from the genome of Crassostrea angulata isolate pt1a10 chromosome 2, ASM2561291v2, whole genome shotgun sequence encodes:
- the LOC128173585 gene encoding uncharacterized protein LOC128173585: MHFTVSNSNLPLKSTKEVGTSCEGLQQFRNKETQHQETEEKEEEEQTAEKMEIDIDSVILERMIHRQEELKEEKEEIERRLTDLQSRVDNIEQELEDIMYLME; the protein is encoded by the exons ATGCATTTCACAGTCAG TAACTCCAATCTCCCCTTAAAATCAACCAAAGAAGTAGGTACTTCTTGTGAAGGCCTACAGCAATTcagaaataaagaaacacaacatcaagaaacagaagaaaaagaagaagaagagcaAACGGCAGAAAAAATGGAAATTGACATTGACAGTGTTATATTGGAGAGGATGATTCATAGACAAGAAGAGTTAAAagaagagaaagaagaaattgaaAGACGCTTAACAGACTTACAATCGAGAGTTGATAACATTGAACAAGAACTTGAGGATATCATGTATTTAATGGAGTAA